A genomic segment from Syntrophotalea acetylenivorans encodes:
- a CDS encoding CYTH domain-containing protein → MAIEIERKYLVRSDKWRKEAVGTAYRQGYLTVDPERTVRVRIAGDKGFLTIKGKTEGISRSEFEYSIPLAEATQLLDTLCLRPLIEKVRYKVNYSQHLWEIDVFAGVNEGLVLAEVELESSDDQVELPPWAGKEVTSDPRYYNASLSKFPYQSWDKE, encoded by the coding sequence ATGGCGATAGAGATTGAACGAAAATATTTGGTCCGTAGCGACAAGTGGAGAAAAGAGGCTGTCGGAACAGCTTACCGTCAGGGATATCTAACTGTCGATCCCGAACGCACCGTGAGAGTGCGCATAGCCGGAGACAAGGGATTTTTGACCATAAAGGGCAAAACTGAGGGCATTTCCCGCAGCGAATTCGAGTATTCCATCCCCCTTGCCGAAGCAACCCAACTGCTCGATACTCTCTGTTTAAGGCCCTTGATTGAGAAGGTTCGATACAAAGTAAATTATTCGCAACACCTCTGGGAAATCGACGTATTCGCAGGGGTCAATGAAGGCTTGGTTCTGGCAGAAGTAGAATTGGAATCCAGCGACGACCAGGTTGAACTGCCCCCATGGGCTGGTAAAGAAGTCACCAGCGATCCCCGCTACTATAACGCTTCTTTGTCCAAATTCCCCTATCAATCCTGGGACAAAGAATAA
- a CDS encoding SixA phosphatase family protein, with the protein MTKRLTLLRHAKSSWRDPDLTDFDRPLNKRGQRDAPMMGRRLAKRGFAPDLFLVSPALRTRLTAEIIAEQLEVDIGKLSFDHGIYLAGAHELINLLRCIDEQLQDVLLIGHNPGITDLANYLVGACIENVPTCGVFSVSLPITSWRDLEGTAGNLLFYDYPKKHIEP; encoded by the coding sequence ATGACAAAGCGACTAACCCTGCTTCGTCACGCCAAATCAAGCTGGCGCGATCCCGACCTTACCGACTTTGACCGCCCTCTCAACAAGCGAGGTCAGCGAGATGCGCCGATGATGGGCCGGCGTCTTGCAAAAAGGGGCTTCGCACCCGACCTGTTTCTGGTCAGCCCAGCGCTTCGCACCCGTTTGACCGCCGAGATCATTGCAGAACAACTCGAGGTCGACATAGGCAAGCTATCCTTTGACCATGGTATTTATCTGGCCGGTGCCCATGAACTGATAAACCTGCTGCGTTGCATTGATGAACAATTACAGGATGTGCTACTAATAGGACACAATCCCGGCATCACGGACCTGGCCAATTACCTGGTCGGTGCCTGCATCGAAAATGTTCCGACCTGCGGTGTATTCAGCGTCTCGCTTCCGATTACCAGCTGGCGGGACCTCGAAGGAACTGCCGGCAACCTGCTTTTTTACGACTACCCGAAAAAACACATCGAACCCTGA